In the genome of Rhodoferax sp. BAB1, one region contains:
- the hfq gene encoding RNA chaperone Hfq, with translation MNTENIVSNNKGQLLQDPFLNTLRREHVPVSIYLVNGIKLQGQIESFDQYVVLLRNTVTQMVYKHAISTIVPGRAVNFAVGEGEAPSAS, from the coding sequence TTGAACACGGAGAATATCGTGAGCAATAACAAAGGTCAGCTTTTGCAAGACCCCTTCCTCAATACCCTGCGTCGCGAGCACGTGCCGGTGTCCATCTATCTCGTCAATGGCATCAAGCTGCAGGGCCAGATCGAATCTTTCGATCAGTACGTTGTGCTGCTGCGCAACACCGTGACCCAGATGGTCTACAAGCACGCCATCTCCACCATCGTGCCGGGCCGTGCCGTGAATTTTGCGGTCGGCGAGGGCGAAGCCCCCAGCGCTTCCTGA
- the hisS gene encoding histidine--tRNA ligase encodes MASKPEKLLAVKGMNDILPPDSARWEWFEQEVRALMARFAYRNIRTPIVEPTPLFVRGLGEVTDIVEKEMYSFEDRLNGEQLTLRPECTAGVVRAVVEHNLLYEGGKRLYYMGPMFRHERPQRGRYRQFHQIGAEALGFAGAEVDSEMILLADALWKVLGLNDVRLELNSLGQPEERKLHRAALIAYFEQHTGQLDEDAKRRLHSNPLRILDTKNPAMQALVEAAPRLIDFLGEASLAHFNQVRAILDAAGVAYSINPRLVRGMDYYNLTVFEFITTRLGSQGTICGGGRYDYLIEQIGGKPAPAVGWALGVERVLELLKEQGAETAQPVPDAYAIIPDVAALPQAITVLQAVRAAGVSVLMHAGTGEGMGSMKSQFKKADASGARHALIFGADELARGEVTVKALRDGAGAQTSHPLAQVAEWASRLQSRT; translated from the coding sequence ATGGCATCCAAGCCAGAGAAACTGCTTGCCGTCAAAGGCATGAACGACATCCTGCCGCCGGACTCGGCGCGCTGGGAGTGGTTCGAGCAGGAGGTGCGCGCGCTGATGGCGCGTTTTGCCTACCGCAACATCCGCACGCCCATCGTCGAGCCCACGCCCCTGTTCGTGCGTGGCCTGGGTGAGGTGACCGACATCGTCGAGAAGGAGATGTACTCCTTCGAGGACCGCCTCAACGGCGAACAGCTGACGTTGCGCCCCGAGTGCACCGCTGGTGTGGTGCGCGCCGTGGTCGAGCACAACCTGCTGTACGAGGGCGGCAAGCGCCTGTATTACATGGGCCCCATGTTCCGCCATGAGCGCCCGCAGCGCGGCCGCTACCGCCAGTTCCACCAGATCGGCGCCGAGGCCCTGGGTTTTGCCGGTGCCGAGGTCGATTCCGAGATGATCCTGCTGGCCGACGCCTTGTGGAAGGTGCTGGGCCTGAATGATGTGCGCCTGGAACTCAACAGCCTGGGCCAGCCCGAGGAGCGCAAGTTGCACCGCGCGGCGCTGATCGCCTATTTCGAGCAGCACACCGGGCAATTGGACGAAGACGCCAAGCGTCGCCTGCACAGCAACCCGCTGCGCATCCTGGACACCAAGAACCCGGCCATGCAGGCCCTGGTGGAGGCGGCGCCCAGGCTGATCGATTTCCTGGGCGAGGCCTCGCTGGCCCACTTCAACCAGGTGCGTGCCATTCTGGATGCCGCCGGCGTGGCCTACAGCATCAACCCGCGCCTGGTGCGCGGCATGGACTACTACAACCTCACGGTCTTCGAGTTCATCACCACCCGCCTGGGCTCGCAGGGCACCATCTGCGGCGGCGGCCGTTACGATTACCTGATCGAGCAGATCGGCGGCAAGCCGGCACCGGCCGTGGGCTGGGCCCTGGGCGTGGAGCGTGTGCTGGAGCTGCTCAAGGAGCAGGGCGCCGAGACGGCGCAACCCGTGCCCGATGCCTACGCCATCATTCCCGACGTGGCGGCCCTGCCGCAGGCCATCACCGTGCTGCAGGCCGTGCGCGCCGCCGGTGTCAGTGTGTTGATGCATGCTGGCACGGGGGAGGGCATGGGCAGCATGAAATCGCAGTTCAAGAAGGCCGACGCCAGTGGCGCGCGCCATGCGCTGATCTTCGGCGCCGACGAACTGGCCCGTGGTGAAGTCACCGTCAAGGCGCTGCGTGACGGCGCCGGCGCACAGACCAGCCATCCCCTGGCGCAGGTGGCCGAATGGGCCTCACGCCTACAATCCCGCACCTGA
- a CDS encoding tetratricopeptide repeat protein, translating into MAHLDLEEQEQLDQFKHFWKQYGGLISWGLIVLLAIYAGWNGWQYWQRKQAVQATALYEEVERIAASGDATRLDRALSDMKDKFAGTAQAQQAGLLAAAVHASAGRNDAARAALAWVAEQSGDEGYKAVARLRLAGLLLDAKSYDEALKQLEAAFPAEFAPLAADRRGDVYLAQGKKAEAGTEYQKAWAGLAAGSSYRNVVDVKLASLGLAPAAAAGEKK; encoded by the coding sequence ATGGCACACCTCGACCTCGAAGAACAAGAGCAGCTTGACCAGTTCAAGCATTTCTGGAAGCAGTACGGCGGCCTCATCAGCTGGGGGCTGATCGTGCTGCTGGCCATCTACGCCGGCTGGAACGGCTGGCAGTACTGGCAGCGCAAGCAGGCCGTGCAGGCCACGGCCCTGTACGAAGAAGTCGAGCGCATTGCCGCCAGCGGGGACGCCACTCGCCTGGACCGCGCCCTCTCCGACATGAAGGACAAGTTCGCCGGCACCGCGCAAGCACAACAGGCGGGCCTGTTGGCCGCCGCCGTGCATGCCTCGGCCGGCCGTAATGACGCAGCGCGCGCTGCCCTGGCGTGGGTGGCCGAGCAGTCCGGCGACGAAGGCTACAAGGCCGTGGCGCGCCTGCGCCTGGCCGGCCTGTTGCTCGACGCCAAGTCCTATGACGAGGCGCTCAAGCAACTGGAGGCTGCGTTCCCGGCCGAGTTCGCCCCCCTGGCGGCGGACCGTCGCGGCGATGTCTACCTGGCCCAGGGCAAAAAGGCCGAGGCCGGTACCGAGTACCAGAAGGCCTGGGCGGGCCTGGCCGCCGGCAGCAGCTACCGCAACGTGGTCGATGTCAAGCTGGCGTCCCTGGGCCTGGCCCCCGCTGCGGCGGCCGGGGAGAAGAAGTGA
- the ispG gene encoding flavodoxin-dependent (E)-4-hydroxy-3-methylbut-2-enyl-diphosphate synthase, with product MQQTGAAIDQAAPRARRSRQARVAWGGHVVTVGGDAPVRVQSMTNTDTVDVIGTAIQVKELAQAGSELVRITVNTPEAAQAVPHIREQLDRMGITVPLIGDFHYNGHTLLSQYPACAETLSKYRINPGNVGKGDKRDRQFGQMIEAALKWNKPVRIGVNWGSLDQELLAGLMDENSRRAQPWDAKAVMYEALITSAIDSARFAQELGMPPEQILLSCKVSGVQDLISVYRELAKRCDYPLHLGLTEAGMGTKGTVASAAALSILLQEGIGDTIRVSLTPQPGESRTQEVVIANEILQALGLRIFVPSVTACPGCGRTTSTTFQELAKQIDDFLRLQMPVWRKQYPGVEALKVAVMGCIVNGPGESKHADIGISLPGTGEAPAAPVFIDGEKRLTLRGEGIAQEFQKIVETYIENRFGAKNQTVAETA from the coding sequence GTGCAACAAACGGGTGCTGCTATCGATCAGGCTGCGCCGCGTGCGCGGCGTTCCCGCCAGGCCCGCGTGGCCTGGGGCGGCCACGTCGTTACCGTGGGCGGCGACGCGCCGGTGCGCGTGCAGTCCATGACCAACACCGACACGGTGGACGTCATCGGCACTGCCATCCAGGTCAAGGAACTGGCCCAGGCCGGCTCCGAGCTGGTGCGCATCACGGTCAACACGCCCGAGGCCGCCCAGGCCGTGCCGCACATCCGCGAGCAGCTCGACCGCATGGGCATCACGGTGCCGCTGATCGGCGACTTTCATTACAACGGCCACACCCTGCTGAGCCAGTACCCGGCCTGCGCCGAGACCTTGTCCAAGTACCGCATCAACCCCGGCAACGTGGGCAAGGGCGACAAGCGCGACCGCCAGTTCGGCCAGATGATCGAAGCCGCACTCAAGTGGAACAAGCCGGTGCGCATCGGTGTGAACTGGGGCAGCCTGGACCAGGAGCTGCTGGCCGGCCTGATGGACGAGAACAGCCGCCGCGCCCAACCCTGGGACGCCAAGGCCGTGATGTACGAGGCACTCATCACCTCGGCCATCGACTCCGCGCGTTTTGCCCAGGAGCTGGGCATGCCCCCCGAGCAGATCCTGCTGTCCTGCAAGGTCAGCGGCGTGCAGGACCTGATTTCCGTCTACCGTGAACTCGCGAAGCGTTGCGACTACCCCCTGCACCTGGGCCTGACCGAAGCCGGCATGGGCACCAAGGGCACGGTGGCCTCGGCTGCGGCCCTGTCCATCCTGCTGCAGGAAGGCATCGGCGACACCATCCGCGTCTCGCTGACCCCGCAGCCGGGTGAGTCGCGCACGCAGGAGGTGGTGATCGCCAACGAGATCCTGCAGGCCCTGGGTCTGCGCATCTTCGTGCCCAGCGTCACGGCCTGCCCCGGCTGCGGCCGCACCACCAGCACCACCTTCCAGGAGCTGGCCAAGCAGATCGACGATTTCCTGCGTTTGCAGATGCCGGTGTGGCGCAAGCAGTACCCGGGCGTGGAAGCGCTCAAGGTGGCGGTCATGGGCTGCATCGTCAACGGCCCGGGCGAGAGCAAACATGCCGACATCGGCATCAGCCTGCCGGGCACGGGCGAGGCACCGGCCGCGCCCGTCTTCATCGATGGTGAGAAGCGCCTGACGCTGCGCGGCGAGGGCATTGCCCAGGAATTCCAGAAGATCGTCGAGACCTATATCGAGAACCGTTTCGGCGCGAAAAACCAGACCGTCGCCGAGACGGCCTGA
- the pilW gene encoding type IV pilus biogenesis/stability protein PilW, producing the protein MNVTDAMCGPGRRWLLAACLVLVALTGLPGCAGGPTGSGEDFITDSDEPLIRKRARTRLQLASGYFEQGQTTVALDEVKQALIIDPDFPDAYNLRGLIYMRLNDLRLAEESFRRALSINPNDAYVLHNYGWLQCELGKYTEAVETFTRALANPTYGGRAKTWLSKGVCQIRARKPNDAEVSLSKSYELDAGNPVTGYNLAQLLYQRGDAARAQFYIRRINNSELANAETLWLGIKVEQRMGNRVARDQLVTQLRSRYPKSRELSSFERGAFNE; encoded by the coding sequence ATGAATGTGACTGATGCGATGTGCGGCCCGGGCCGTCGGTGGCTGCTCGCGGCCTGCCTGGTCCTGGTCGCGCTGACCGGCCTGCCCGGCTGTGCGGGCGGTCCGACGGGCAGCGGCGAGGACTTCATCACCGACTCCGATGAACCCTTGATCCGCAAGCGCGCCCGCACCCGGCTGCAGCTGGCTAGTGGTTATTTCGAGCAGGGCCAGACCACCGTGGCCCTGGACGAGGTGAAGCAGGCCCTCATCATCGACCCCGACTTCCCGGATGCCTACAACCTGCGCGGCCTGATCTACATGCGCCTGAACGACCTGCGCCTGGCTGAAGAGAGCTTCCGCCGCGCCTTGTCCATCAATCCGAACGATGCCTATGTGCTGCACAACTACGGCTGGTTGCAGTGCGAGCTGGGCAAATACACCGAGGCGGTGGAAACCTTCACCCGGGCCCTGGCCAATCCGACCTATGGCGGCCGCGCCAAGACCTGGCTGTCCAAGGGGGTGTGCCAGATCAGGGCCCGCAAGCCCAACGATGCCGAGGTCAGCCTGAGCAAATCCTACGAGCTCGATGCCGGCAACCCCGTGACCGGCTACAACCTGGCCCAGCTGCTGTACCAGCGCGGCGACGCGGCACGCGCCCAGTTCTACATCCGGCGCATCAACAACAGCGAACTGGCCAATGCCGAGACGCTCTGGCTGGGCATCAAGGTCGAGCAGCGCATGGGCAACCGCGTGGCGCGCGACCAGCTGGTGACCCAGCTGCGCAGCCGTTATCCGAAATCGCGTGAACTGAGTTCTTTTGAGCGGGGAGCATTCAATGAGTGA
- a CDS encoding helix-turn-helix domain-containing protein → MSDEAAGSSAPGADTPSVEPATTAPASAGQLLRQAREAAGVELSALALALKVSVKKLEALEADRYAELPDAVFVRALASSVCRALKVNAAPVLAQLPQSSAPRLDYDESGLNTPFHTPGDVAKTPFLDRLSRPMVLAALAVLMGALVLIFFPSTEQRAEIGAIVAQVPAAPSTPAAVPVTAAVVAPAVNAPAPTPAKAPVAAVRETAPVPAKPQATPVAAPEAAPAARPAPALAAAAPQAEPGVAEPPAPRKKLASTGVVVFKTSSPSWIEVTDGRGNIQLSRMVEPGEPVGASGPLPLNVTIGRADVTEVQVRGKPFPLDEVTRGGVARFEVK, encoded by the coding sequence ATGAGTGACGAGGCAGCCGGCAGCAGCGCGCCTGGGGCAGACACACCATCGGTCGAGCCGGCCACGACGGCGCCGGCCAGCGCCGGCCAGCTCCTGCGCCAGGCGCGTGAGGCCGCCGGCGTCGAGTTGTCGGCCCTGGCGCTGGCGCTGAAGGTGTCGGTGAAGAAGCTGGAGGCCCTGGAGGCCGACCGCTACGCCGAATTGCCCGATGCCGTGTTCGTGCGGGCCCTGGCCTCCAGCGTCTGCCGCGCGCTCAAGGTCAACGCCGCCCCCGTGCTGGCGCAACTGCCCCAGTCGTCGGCGCCGCGCCTGGATTACGACGAGTCCGGCCTGAACACGCCCTTCCACACGCCGGGTGACGTGGCCAAGACGCCCTTCCTCGACCGTCTTTCGCGTCCCATGGTGCTGGCTGCGCTGGCCGTGCTGATGGGGGCGCTGGTCCTGATCTTCTTCCCCTCGACCGAGCAGCGTGCCGAGATCGGCGCCATCGTGGCGCAAGTCCCCGCGGCACCGTCCACGCCAGCGGCCGTGCCGGTCACGGCGGCGGTGGTGGCGCCGGCCGTGAATGCACCGGCTCCGACCCCGGCCAAGGCGCCGGTTGCGGCGGTGCGTGAAACGGCTCCCGTGCCGGCCAAGCCGCAGGCGACGCCTGTGGCAGCGCCTGAAGCCGCACCCGCTGCGCGGCCCGCGCCCGCCCTGGCCGCAGCGGCGCCCCAGGCCGAGCCTGGCGTTGCCGAGCCGCCGGCCCCGCGCAAGAAACTGGCCAGCACCGGTGTGGTCGTCTTCAAGACCAGCAGTCCGTCCTGGATCGAGGTGACCGACGGCCGGGGCAACATCCAGCTCAGCCGCATGGTGGAGCCGGGCGAGCCGGTCGGCGCTTCCGGGCCGCTGCCGCTGAACGTGACCATCGGCCGCGCCGACGTGACCGAGGTGCAGGTGCGTGGCAAACCCTTCCCGCTGGACGAGGTGACCCGCGGTGGCGTAGCCCGTTTCGAGGTGAAATAG
- the ndk gene encoding nucleoside-diphosphate kinase, producing MAIQRTFSIIKPDAVAKNVIGQIYARFEGAGLKVIAARMAQLSRAEAEAFYAVHKARPFFKDLVDFMISGPVMLQVLEGENAIQKNRDLMGATDPKKADKGTIRADFADSIDANAVHGSDAPETAAVEIAFFFAGMNIHSR from the coding sequence ATGGCCATCCAGCGCACCTTCTCCATCATCAAGCCCGACGCCGTTGCCAAGAACGTCATCGGCCAGATCTACGCCCGTTTCGAAGGCGCCGGCCTGAAGGTCATCGCCGCCCGCATGGCCCAGCTGTCGCGTGCCGAAGCCGAAGCTTTTTACGCCGTGCACAAGGCCCGTCCCTTCTTCAAGGACCTGGTCGACTTCATGATCTCCGGCCCCGTGATGCTCCAGGTGCTCGAAGGCGAGAACGCCATCCAGAAGAACCGTGACCTGATGGGTGCTACCGATCCCAAGAAGGCCGACAAGGGCACCATCCGCGCCGACTTCGCCGACAGCATCGACGCCAACGCCGTGCACGGCTCCGACGCCCCCGAAACCGCCGCCGTGGAGATCGCCTTCTTCTTCGCCGGCATGAATATCCACAGCCGCTGA
- the hflX gene encoding GTPase HflX, which produces MTALSDQTPASTILVGVDFGLPHFDGELEELGLLAETAGLHPVGRVTCKRKAPDAALFVGSGKAEEIKLLAQQLGASEILFDQSLSPAQQRNLERTLELPVNDRTLLILEIFAQRARSHEGKLQVELARLQYLSTRLVRRWSHLERQTGGAGVRGGPGEKQIELDRRMIAESIKRTKERLHKVKRQRQTQRRQRERRDAFNISLVGYTNAGKSTLFNALVKARAYAADQLFATLDTTTRQLYLGEAGRSVSLSDTVGFIRDLPHGLIDAFQATLQEAVDADLLLHVVDAANPNFPEQIAEVQRVLAEIGAEHIPQVLVFNKLDALVPERRPARVQDSYELDGQAVPRIFVSAHDGEGLPALRQLLAQRVIASAATAPETAEIAADFPDNHASPF; this is translated from the coding sequence TTGACCGCCTTGTCAGATCAGACCCCAGCATCGACCATCCTGGTCGGGGTGGACTTCGGTCTGCCGCATTTCGACGGTGAACTGGAAGAGCTCGGCCTGCTGGCCGAGACCGCCGGCCTGCACCCGGTCGGCCGCGTCACCTGCAAACGCAAGGCGCCCGACGCGGCGCTGTTTGTCGGCAGCGGCAAGGCCGAGGAAATCAAGCTGCTGGCCCAGCAGCTCGGCGCCAGCGAAATCCTCTTCGACCAGAGCCTGAGTCCGGCCCAGCAGCGCAACCTGGAGCGCACGCTGGAATTGCCGGTCAACGACCGCACCCTGCTGATCCTGGAAATCTTTGCCCAGCGTGCGCGCAGCCACGAGGGCAAGCTGCAGGTCGAGCTGGCCCGCCTGCAGTACCTGAGCACCCGCCTGGTGCGGCGCTGGTCCCACCTGGAACGCCAGACCGGCGGTGCCGGTGTGCGCGGTGGCCCGGGCGAGAAGCAGATCGAGCTGGACCGCCGCATGATCGCCGAGTCCATCAAGCGCACCAAGGAGCGCCTGCACAAGGTCAAGCGCCAGCGCCAGACCCAGCGCCGCCAGCGCGAGCGCCGCGACGCTTTCAACATCTCCCTGGTCGGCTACACCAACGCCGGCAAATCCACGCTGTTCAATGCCCTGGTCAAGGCGCGCGCCTATGCGGCCGACCAGCTGTTTGCCACCCTGGACACCACCACGCGCCAGCTCTACCTGGGCGAGGCAGGTCGTTCCGTGTCCCTGTCCGACACCGTGGGTTTCATCCGGGACCTGCCGCACGGCCTGATCGACGCCTTCCAGGCCACCTTGCAGGAGGCCGTGGACGCCGACCTGTTGCTGCACGTGGTCGACGCCGCCAACCCGAATTTCCCCGAGCAGATCGCCGAGGTGCAGCGTGTGCTGGCCGAGATCGGCGCCGAGCACATCCCGCAGGTGCTGGTCTTCAACAAGCTCGACGCCCTGGTACCGGAGCGCCGGCCCGCAAGGGTGCAGGACAGCTACGAATTGGACGGCCAGGCCGTGCCGCGCATCTTCGTCAGTGCCCATGACGGAGAGGGCCTGCCCGCGCTGCGCCAACTGTTGGCCCAGCGCGTCATAGCCAGCGCCGCGACCG
- the rlmN gene encoding 23S rRNA (adenine(2503)-C(2))-methyltransferase RlmN: MTANLLDFDLDGLAAFCERLGEKRFRATQLFRWIHQKGASGFDQMSDLAKSLREKLATTARIQGLQVISQQISADGTIKWLFDVGDGNAVESVYIPEDDRGTLCVSSQAGCAVGCRFCSTGHQGFSRNLSTGEIVAQLWFAEHFLRQHLKRSDRVITNVVMMGMGEPLQNYNELIPALRVMLDDHGYGLSRRRLTVSTSGVVPMMDRLAQDCPVALAVSLHAPNDELRDNLVPLNRKYPIAELMDACNRYLAHAPRDFITFEYCMLDGVNDQPEHARQLVELVRRHATGGVWCKFNLIPFNPFPASGLKRSPNERVQAFAKILLDAGIVTTVRKTRGDDIDAACGQLAGDVKDRTGVEERMARQRKLLQPMQSLQSQSKEV, translated from the coding sequence ATGACGGCCAATCTGCTCGACTTCGACCTCGACGGTTTGGCCGCCTTTTGCGAGCGGCTGGGTGAAAAGCGCTTTCGCGCCACCCAGCTGTTTCGCTGGATCCACCAGAAGGGTGCTTCCGGCTTCGACCAGATGAGCGATCTGGCCAAGTCCCTGCGCGAGAAGCTCGCCACCACGGCGCGCATCCAGGGCTTGCAGGTCATCTCCCAGCAGATCTCCGCCGACGGCACCATCAAGTGGCTGTTCGACGTCGGTGACGGCAACGCCGTCGAATCCGTCTACATCCCCGAGGACGACCGTGGCACGCTGTGCGTGTCCTCCCAGGCCGGCTGCGCCGTGGGCTGCCGTTTCTGCTCCACCGGCCACCAGGGCTTCAGCCGCAACCTGAGTACCGGCGAGATCGTCGCCCAGCTCTGGTTTGCCGAGCACTTTCTGCGCCAGCATCTGAAGCGCAGCGACCGGGTCATCACCAACGTGGTGATGATGGGCATGGGTGAACCGCTGCAGAACTACAACGAACTGATCCCGGCACTGCGCGTGATGCTGGACGACCACGGCTACGGCCTGTCGCGCCGCCGCCTTACCGTTTCCACCTCGGGCGTGGTCCCCATGATGGACCGCCTGGCTCAGGACTGCCCGGTGGCGCTGGCGGTCTCGCTGCACGCGCCCAACGACGAGTTGCGCGACAACCTGGTGCCGCTGAATCGCAAGTACCCCATCGCCGAGCTGATGGACGCCTGCAACCGCTACCTGGCGCACGCGCCGCGCGACTTCATCACCTTCGAGTACTGCATGCTCGACGGCGTCAACGACCAGCCCGAGCACGCGCGCCAGCTGGTCGAGCTGGTGCGCCGGCACGCCACCGGCGGTGTCTGGTGCAAGTTCAACCTCATTCCTTTCAACCCCTTCCCGGCCTCGGGCCTGAAGCGTTCGCCCAACGAGCGCGTGCAGGCCTTTGCCAAAATCCTGCTGGATGCTGGTATCGTCACGACTGTGCGCAAGACGCGCGGGGACGACATCGACGCCGCCTGCGGCCAGCTGGCCGGCGACGTCAAGGACCGCACCGGCGTGGAGGAACGCATGGCGCGCCAGCGCAAGCTGCTGCAGCCCATGCAGTCCCTGCAGAGTCAATCCAAGGAGGTTTGA
- the bamB gene encoding outer membrane protein assembly factor BamB: MTQCPAVLRRAWRGAGALALSALLLACSSTSGRPDPAPLPPDPKLLGLRQAWSVEIGKVAFPLVVQAVGNTVGVASAAGQVSLLDARTGETLWQIAVGTSLNAGVGHDGRVAAMVTTENELVVLQEGRELWRQRLGAPSYTAPLVAGGRVFVLGADRSVSAYDGQSGRRLWNQTRSGEALVLRQPGVLTAVGDTLVAGLSGRLVGMNPLNGSSRWEVPITTPRGTNDVERLVDLVAGVARQGSVLCTRAFQAALGCVDATRGALLWSKPAAGASGLSGDATLVYGVEFDGTVVAWRRSDGERAWSMNQLRYRRLGSPLLLGPALVVGDDEGRLHFLARQDGALQARIETDGSPIVATPVMAGSTLVVVTRDGRVLGLRPE, from the coding sequence GTGACCCAGTGCCCCGCGGTCCTGCGGCGTGCCTGGCGTGGTGCAGGGGCCCTGGCCCTGAGCGCCTTGCTGCTGGCCTGTTCCAGCACGTCCGGCCGTCCCGATCCGGCCCCCTTGCCGCCTGATCCCAAGCTGCTGGGCCTGCGCCAGGCCTGGAGCGTCGAGATCGGCAAGGTGGCTTTCCCGCTGGTGGTCCAGGCGGTTGGCAACACGGTGGGCGTGGCGTCGGCCGCCGGGCAGGTCAGCCTGCTCGATGCGCGCACCGGCGAGACGTTGTGGCAGATCGCGGTGGGTACCTCGCTGAATGCCGGTGTCGGGCACGACGGCCGCGTGGCTGCGATGGTGACAACCGAGAATGAACTGGTGGTCCTGCAGGAAGGGCGCGAGCTCTGGCGCCAGCGCCTGGGTGCGCCGTCCTACACGGCGCCGCTGGTGGCGGGCGGGCGTGTTTTTGTGTTGGGTGCCGATCGCAGCGTGTCCGCCTACGACGGCCAGAGCGGCCGGCGCCTGTGGAACCAGACCCGCAGCGGCGAAGCGCTGGTGCTGCGCCAGCCCGGCGTGCTGACGGCCGTGGGGGACACCCTGGTCGCAGGCCTGTCGGGTCGCCTGGTCGGGATGAATCCCCTCAACGGCAGTTCGCGCTGGGAAGTGCCCATCACCACGCCCCGCGGCACCAATGACGTGGAACGCCTGGTCGACCTGGTGGCCGGCGTGGCACGGCAGGGGTCGGTGCTCTGCACGCGCGCCTTCCAGGCCGCGCTGGGTTGCGTGGACGCGACGCGCGGCGCCTTGCTGTGGAGCAAGCCGGCGGCCGGCGCTTCCGGCCTGAGCGGCGACGCCACCCTGGTTTACGGGGTCGAATTCGACGGCACCGTGGTCGCCTGGCGGCGCAGCGACGGCGAACGTGCCTGGAGCATGAACCAGCTGCGTTACCGCAGGCTGGGCTCGCCGCTGCTGCTGGGGCCGGCGCTGGTGGTCGGTGACGACGAAGGCCGGCTGCACTTCCTGGCGCGCCAGGATGGCGCCCTGCAGGCCCGCATCGAGACCGATGGCTCGCCCATCGTCGCCACGCCCGTCATGGCGGGCAGCACCCTGGTGGTGGTGACGCGCGATGGCCGCGTACTGGGCCTGCGCCCCGAGTAA
- the der gene encoding ribosome biogenesis GTPase Der yields MKPVLALVGRPNVGKSTLFNRLTKTRDAIVADYAGLTRDRHYGKGKQGKHEYIVIDTGGFEPTAEDGIYKEMAKQTRQAVAEADVVIFVVDARGGLSAQDHDIANYLRRLGKPCVLVANKAEGMTDGTRLAEFYELGLGEVYPVSAAHGQGIRSLVELALEPLHLPDEDETEEEETPGVIKLAVAGRPNVGKSTLINTWLGEERLVAFDLPGTTRDAISVPFERNGQKFELIDTAGLRRKGKVFEAIEKFSVVKTLQAIESANVVLLLLDATQGVTDQDAHIAGYILESGRAVVLAINKWDAVDEYQRQQLQRSIETRLAFLKFANMHFISAKKRQGLGPLWTSIAQAYKAAACKMSTPVLTRLLLQAVQFQSPQRAGMFRPKMRYAHQGGMNPPVIVIHGNSLEHVPDSYKRFLEGWFRKEFDLVGTPMRIEFKTSTNPYADKDPD; encoded by the coding sequence ATGAAACCCGTTCTGGCCCTGGTGGGCCGCCCCAATGTCGGCAAGTCCACGCTGTTCAACCGGCTGACCAAAACGCGCGACGCCATCGTGGCCGACTACGCCGGTCTCACGCGCGACCGCCACTACGGCAAGGGCAAGCAGGGCAAGCACGAGTACATCGTCATCGACACCGGCGGCTTCGAGCCCACGGCCGAGGACGGCATCTACAAGGAGATGGCCAAGCAGACGCGCCAGGCCGTGGCCGAGGCCGATGTGGTCATCTTCGTGGTCGATGCGCGCGGCGGCCTGTCGGCGCAGGACCACGATATCGCCAACTACCTGCGTCGCCTGGGCAAGCCCTGCGTGCTGGTGGCCAACAAGGCCGAAGGCATGACCGACGGCACCCGGCTGGCCGAGTTCTACGAACTGGGCCTGGGCGAGGTGTACCCGGTGTCGGCCGCGCACGGGCAGGGCATACGCTCGCTGGTCGAGCTGGCGCTGGAGCCGCTGCACCTGCCGGACGAGGACGAGACCGAGGAAGAAGAAACGCCCGGTGTCATCAAGCTGGCCGTGGCCGGCCGCCCCAATGTGGGCAAGTCGACGCTCATCAACACCTGGCTGGGCGAGGAGCGCCTGGTGGCTTTCGACCTGCCAGGCACCACGCGGGATGCCATCAGCGTGCCCTTCGAGCGCAATGGCCAGAAGTTCGAGCTGATCGACACGGCCGGCCTGCGCCGCAAGGGCAAGGTGTTCGAGGCCATCGAGAAGTTCTCGGTGGTCAAGACCCTGCAGGCCATCGAGTCGGCCAACGTCGTGCTGCTGCTGCTCGACGCCACCCAGGGCGTGACCGACCAGGACGCCCACATCGCCGGCTACATCCTCGAGAGCGGCCGTGCCGTGGTGCTGGCCATCAACAAGTGGGACGCGGTGGACGAGTACCAGCGCCAGCAGCTGCAGCGCTCGATCGAGACGCGGCTGGCCTTCCTGAAGTTCGCCAACATGCACTTCATCTCGGCCAAGAAGCGCCAGGGCCTGGGCCCGCTGTGGACCTCCATCGCCCAGGCCTACAAGGCCGCTGCCTGCAAGATGTCTACGCCCGTGCTGACCCGACTGCTGCTGCAGGCCGTGCAGTTCCAGAGCCCCCAGCGCGCCGGCATGTTCCGCCCCAAGATGCGTTATGCGCACCAGGGCGGCATGAATCCGCCCGTGATCGTGATCCACGGCAACTCGCTGGAACACGTGCCGGATTCCTACAAGCGTTTCCTCGAAGGCTGGTTCCGCAAGGAGTTCGACCTGGTCGGCACGCCCATGCGCATCGAGTTCAAGACCTCGACCAATCCTTACGCCGACAAGGACCCGGACTAG